A DNA window from Halomonas zincidurans B6 contains the following coding sequences:
- a CDS encoding sulfite exporter TauE/SafE family protein, with amino-acid sequence MPPSLARTLAPLAGFVTGVINGMTGSQVMPVLPFLLALRLDPRRFIQTINISFSLSSIVMALGLSTLGLMTLETLWISLAGLIPVYLGTRIGGLVRQRMNAETFRTVILLMLIVFGVVLVGKSTLL; translated from the coding sequence ATCCCGCCCAGCCTCGCTCGCACGCTTGCGCCGCTTGCCGGCTTTGTCACCGGCGTGATCAATGGCATGACCGGCTCGCAGGTGATGCCGGTGCTGCCCTTCTTGCTCGCGCTGCGACTCGACCCCCGGCGCTTCATCCAGACGATCAACATCTCCTTCAGCCTGTCGAGCATCGTGATGGCGCTGGGCCTGTCGACGCTCGGGCTGATGACCCTGGAGACGCTCTGGATATCCCTGGCCGGGTTGATACCGGTTTACCTGGGGACCCGGATCGGCGGCTTGGTGCGTCAGCGCATGAACGCGGAGACCTTTCGCACGGTGATTCTGCTGATGCTGATCGTCTTCGGCGTGGTGCTGGTTGGAAAGTCCACCCTGCTATAG
- a CDS encoding integrase core domain-containing protein yields the protein MSNDNPFSESQFKTSKYQPDYPGRFESIVHARQWYRAYVDWYNLQHPHSGRAGFTPEQVFTGRYREIAEVRQRALDDSFEAHPERFLRGRPKVAMPPASVSINPVQPDDDDPAPYSVVNFPTLAAASGSATKSTLIFNDLSESG from the coding sequence GTGAGTAATGACAACCCGTTCAGCGAAAGCCAGTTCAAGACCAGCAAGTACCAGCCCGACTATCCCGGGCGCTTCGAGAGCATCGTCCATGCCCGGCAGTGGTACCGCGCCTATGTCGACTGGTACAACCTGCAGCACCCTCACAGCGGGCGGGCTGGCTTCACCCCGGAGCAGGTCTTCACCGGCCGATATCGCGAGATTGCGGAGGTCCGTCAGCGAGCGCTCGATGACAGCTTCGAGGCGCACCCCGAGCGATTCCTACGCGGACGCCCCAAGGTGGCGATGCCACCGGCCAGTGTCTCGATCAATCCGGTACAGCCCGATGACGACGACCCGGCCCCCTACAGCGTGGTGAACTTCCCGACACTGGCGGCGGCAAGCGGCAGCGCGACGAAATCGACACTAATTTTTAACGATCTGTCCGAATCAGGTTGA
- a CDS encoding type III restriction-modification system endonuclease, translated as MKLKFKTQQYQTRAVEALADCFTGQPFSSGIHYRIDPGETAPLAQPMQRDMYALPDPDDAGFKNAALELTELELLNNIRTVQRRQNLPLSDGLKKDDKTGCPYNLDVEMETGTGKTYVYLKSMFELKQRYGWSKFIVVVPSIAIREGVYKSLQITADHFLESYGEKARFFIYNSKQLHNLESFSSDAGISVMVINVQAFNSRGADNRRIYDELDDFQSRRPIDVIKANRPILFLDEPQKMEGGKTLGSLSEFSPLFIVRYSATHKTTYNKIHRLDALDAYNQKLVKKISVHGVTTKGLTGTDAYLYLENIETAKNKPPVAWVEYEEKSASGVKRKRRKLGKGDNLHELSGGLDQYKGFVVSDIDARVDQLSFTNGVELTAGEVTVDVTEKALRQIQIREAVKAHFKKEQRLFSQGVKVLTLFFIDEVAKYRQYDEGGEVLGEYARIFEEEYNRQLNQVLTLEDSAYNRYLKGISASSTHNGYFSIDKKSKRLVDPRTKARSTETDDVDAYDLILKDKERLLSFEEPTRFIFSHSALREGWDNPNVFVICTLKHSDNSISRRQEVGRGLRLAVNQLGERMDDPLTAHDINELTVVASESYKDFVSALQRDISNELSERPRVADEAYFTGKLLVSNDGEIEVTPAMAKEIYRYLLKHDYTDSADHITEAYHQAKENATLAELPEPLQPHAKQIFQLIDSVFSNAQLPHIEDGRKAKLNPLNDNFHKKEFQQLWERINRKAAYSVSFDSDELIEKCVGYLDLKLKVKRLEYHVERGSQKAEASYQDLTSGQAFTVNESERVKYNGTLHSAVQYDLIGRLAEATQLTRRTVATILSKVQPKTFKQYQMNPEDFMAQAARLINEQKASMVVEHISYDPLNEQHSREIFTLEKSENQLDRAYKANRHVFDYVVTDSRIERDFVEELDTGKEVVVYAKLPKSFFIPTPVGNYNPDWAIAFSENDVKHVYFVAETKGSMSSLELREIEQAKIKCATEFFDTIATATVKYDVVNSYDKLMDLVR; from the coding sequence ATGAAGCTCAAGTTCAAGACTCAGCAATACCAGACAAGGGCCGTCGAGGCGCTGGCGGATTGCTTTACTGGCCAGCCCTTCAGCAGCGGTATCCACTATCGCATCGATCCGGGCGAGACCGCCCCCCTGGCGCAGCCGATGCAGCGTGACATGTACGCCTTGCCAGACCCCGACGATGCCGGTTTCAAGAACGCCGCGCTGGAGCTGACGGAGCTTGAGCTGCTGAACAACATCCGGACCGTGCAGCGCCGCCAGAACCTGCCGCTCTCCGACGGCCTGAAGAAGGACGACAAGACCGGCTGCCCCTACAACCTGGACGTGGAGATGGAGACCGGCACCGGCAAGACCTACGTCTACCTGAAGAGCATGTTCGAGCTGAAGCAGCGCTACGGCTGGAGCAAGTTCATCGTGGTGGTGCCGAGCATCGCCATTCGCGAGGGGGTGTACAAATCGCTGCAGATCACCGCCGACCACTTCCTGGAAAGCTACGGGGAGAAGGCGCGCTTCTTCATATACAACTCGAAGCAGCTGCACAACCTGGAGAGCTTCTCCTCGGATGCCGGCATCAGCGTGATGGTCATCAACGTGCAGGCCTTCAACTCCCGTGGCGCCGATAACCGCCGCATCTACGATGAACTGGACGATTTTCAGTCGCGGCGCCCCATTGATGTCATCAAGGCCAACCGGCCGATCCTGTTCCTCGATGAGCCGCAGAAGATGGAAGGGGGCAAGACGCTCGGCTCACTGAGCGAGTTCAGCCCCCTGTTCATCGTGCGCTACTCGGCCACCCATAAAACGACCTACAACAAGATCCACCGCCTGGACGCCCTGGACGCCTACAACCAGAAGCTGGTGAAGAAGATCTCGGTGCATGGCGTCACCACCAAGGGCCTCACTGGCACCGATGCCTACCTCTATCTGGAGAACATCGAGACGGCCAAGAACAAGCCCCCTGTCGCATGGGTCGAGTACGAGGAAAAGTCGGCCAGCGGCGTGAAGCGCAAACGCCGCAAGCTGGGCAAGGGCGACAACTTACATGAGCTATCGGGTGGGCTGGATCAGTACAAGGGGTTCGTCGTCTCGGATATTGACGCTCGCGTAGACCAGCTCAGCTTCACCAACGGCGTCGAGCTCACCGCCGGAGAGGTGACCGTCGACGTCACCGAGAAGGCGCTGCGCCAGATCCAGATCCGCGAGGCGGTCAAGGCGCACTTCAAGAAGGAGCAACGGCTGTTCTCCCAAGGCGTCAAGGTGCTCACGCTGTTCTTCATCGATGAGGTGGCCAAGTATCGCCAGTACGATGAGGGCGGTGAAGTGCTGGGTGAGTACGCCCGGATCTTCGAGGAGGAGTACAACCGCCAGCTCAATCAGGTGCTGACTCTGGAGGATAGCGCGTACAATCGCTACCTGAAGGGCATCAGCGCATCAAGCACCCACAACGGCTACTTCTCCATCGACAAGAAGTCCAAGCGCCTCGTCGACCCCAGAACCAAGGCGCGTTCCACCGAGACGGACGATGTCGATGCCTACGATTTGATCCTGAAGGACAAGGAACGCCTGCTCTCCTTCGAGGAGCCCACGCGCTTCATCTTCTCCCACTCCGCACTGCGGGAGGGCTGGGACAATCCCAACGTGTTCGTCATCTGCACGCTGAAGCACAGCGATAACTCCATCTCCCGGCGTCAGGAGGTCGGACGTGGCCTGCGTCTGGCGGTCAACCAGTTGGGGGAGCGCATGGACGATCCGCTGACGGCGCACGACATCAATGAGCTGACGGTGGTCGCCAGCGAGAGCTACAAGGACTTCGTCAGCGCCTTGCAGCGCGACATCAGCAACGAGCTCTCTGAACGCCCACGGGTCGCCGATGAGGCCTACTTTACCGGCAAGCTGCTCGTGTCGAATGACGGCGAGATCGAGGTCACGCCGGCCATGGCCAAGGAGATCTATCGTTACTTACTCAAGCACGACTATACGGATAGCGCAGACCACATCACCGAGGCCTACCACCAGGCTAAGGAGAACGCCACCTTGGCCGAGCTGCCGGAGCCGCTGCAGCCTCATGCAAAGCAGATCTTCCAGCTGATCGACAGCGTCTTCAGCAACGCCCAGTTGCCGCACATCGAGGATGGCCGCAAGGCAAAGTTGAACCCGCTCAATGACAACTTCCACAAGAAAGAATTTCAGCAGCTCTGGGAGCGCATCAACCGCAAGGCGGCCTACTCCGTCAGCTTCGACTCTGACGAGCTGATTGAGAAGTGCGTGGGCTATCTGGACCTGAAGCTCAAAGTAAAACGTCTGGAGTATCATGTAGAGCGCGGCAGCCAGAAGGCGGAAGCCAGCTACCAGGACCTGACCAGCGGGCAGGCCTTCACCGTCAACGAGAGCGAGCGTGTCAAGTATAACGGAACGCTGCATTCGGCAGTCCAGTACGACCTGATCGGCCGCTTGGCCGAGGCCACGCAGCTGACGCGGCGCACCGTGGCGACGATTCTCTCCAAGGTTCAGCCGAAGACCTTCAAGCAGTACCAGATGAACCCCGAGGACTTCATGGCCCAGGCCGCCAGGCTGATCAACGAGCAGAAGGCCAGCATGGTGGTCGAGCACATCAGCTATGACCCGCTCAACGAGCAGCACAGTCGGGAAATCTTCACTCTCGAGAAGTCGGAGAACCAGCTGGATCGAGCCTACAAGGCCAACCGCCACGTCTTCGACTACGTGGTGACCGATTCCAGGATCGAGCGGGACTTCGTCGAAGAGCTCGACACTGGCAAGGAGGTGGTGGTCTACGCCAAGCTGCCGAAAAGCTTCTTCATCCCGACGCCAGTGGGCAACTACAACCCTGACTGGGCCATCGCCTTCAGCGAAAATGACGTCAAGCATGTCTACTTCGTGGCCGAGACCAAGGGCAGCATGTCATCGCTGGAGCTGCGCGAAATCGAGCAGGCCAAGATCAAGTGCGCCACGGAATTCTTCGACACGATTGCCACGGCGACAGTGAAGTACGATGTGGTGAATTCCTATGACAAGCTGATGGATCTGGTGAGATAA
- a CDS encoding transposase — protein sequence MPKPPTELPDHQVTPNPKLEKRTRRQFSTEYKLRILAEADACRHGELGELLRREKLYSSQLTTWRQELAENGVEKLHKTAPGPTPSKTPEQKRIEALERENARLQQRLSTAEDCLSLQKKRYRCSIA from the coding sequence ATGCCTAAACCGCCAACCGAGCTGCCCGACCATCAGGTCACGCCGAATCCCAAGCTCGAGAAGCGCACACGTCGTCAGTTCTCGACCGAGTACAAGCTGCGCATCCTGGCGGAAGCCGATGCCTGCCGGCATGGCGAACTCGGCGAGCTGTTGCGCCGCGAAAAGCTGTACAGCAGCCAGCTGACCACCTGGCGCCAAGAGCTTGCCGAGAACGGCGTGGAGAAGCTCCACAAGACCGCCCCGGGGCCGACCCCGAGCAAGACCCCGGAGCAGAAGCGCATCGAGGCACTGGAGCGTGAGAACGCCCGTCTTCAGCAGAGGCTCTCGACCGCCGAAGATTGCCTGTCGCTCCAAAAAAAGCGTTATCGATGCTCGATCGCATGA
- a CDS encoding helix-turn-helix domain-containing protein, translating to MITVLDERPAQLPLAMACRALGINRSTVYAWRKRRHAPSTGASTSRRHCPQPRALSAEERAQLLEIAHSEPYRDQPVMAVRLVRQYPVVIKSQNTIPISHVAPSVCSLPGNFAFHRSHRLYASGGTAHSCSHDSHYPAPFDI from the coding sequence ATGATCACGGTGCTCGACGAGCGCCCGGCGCAGCTCCCGCTGGCCATGGCCTGTCGAGCCTTGGGCATCAACCGCAGCACAGTGTACGCCTGGCGAAAACGCCGCCATGCGCCGTCTACCGGGGCCTCTACGTCGCGCCGGCACTGTCCGCAACCCAGAGCGCTATCGGCCGAGGAGCGCGCGCAGCTGCTTGAGATCGCGCACAGCGAGCCCTACCGGGATCAGCCGGTCATGGCCGTCAGGCTGGTGCGCCAGTACCCGGTCGTCATAAAAAGCCAGAACACTATTCCTATCAGCCACGTTGCCCCCTCGGTCTGCAGCTTGCCGGGTAACTTCGCGTTCCACCGAAGCCACCGTTTGTACGCCTCAGGCGGCACGGCTCACAGTTGCAGTCATGATAGCCATTATCCAGCGCCCTTCGACATTTAG
- a CDS encoding DUF4391 domain-containing protein, translated as MTAPLYQYPAKTLLGRVVAKQRILAHVRATAKLREHLRDDVAQITWHAKLAHSTLNLPGTQEVPELQVFVITLKGDDLHRDVLRAIDRAIPFPILFELYGTHGIRVTAAYKRPSQADPSKWVHDDHYASSDWLPVETPRQPLPTAIDLKQLYQQLLRSLLPEPARQGEALPDQLERLRALEALKKDAATLEKRLYREKQFNRKVEINAELRSIREKIAAYDI; from the coding sequence ATGACGGCACCGCTCTACCAGTACCCTGCCAAGACGTTGCTCGGCCGTGTGGTCGCCAAGCAGCGCATCCTGGCGCATGTGCGAGCCACCGCCAAGCTCAGGGAGCACCTGCGGGACGACGTCGCCCAGATCACCTGGCATGCCAAGCTGGCTCATAGCACGCTCAACCTGCCAGGTACCCAAGAGGTGCCGGAACTGCAGGTCTTCGTGATCACCCTCAAGGGCGATGACCTGCACCGAGACGTGCTGCGGGCCATCGACCGCGCCATTCCCTTTCCGATCCTGTTCGAGCTATACGGCACCCACGGCATCCGTGTCACCGCCGCCTACAAGCGGCCCAGCCAGGCCGACCCCAGCAAATGGGTGCATGATGACCACTACGCCAGCAGCGACTGGCTGCCAGTCGAGACGCCCCGGCAGCCGCTGCCCACGGCCATCGACCTGAAGCAGCTCTACCAGCAGCTGCTGCGCAGCCTGCTTCCTGAACCGGCACGTCAAGGCGAAGCCTTGCCGGATCAGCTGGAACGCCTGAGGGCCCTGGAAGCCCTCAAGAAGGATGCCGCCACCCTTGAGAAGCGCCTGTACCGCGAGAAACAGTTCAACCGTAAGGTCGAGATCAACGCCGAACTGCGCTCGATACGCGAGAAAATTGCTGCCTATGACATCTGA
- a CDS encoding virulence RhuM family protein, with product MTQDKHPQGGRLIRNSTAEFLIFTGQSGEQSIEARYENGTIWLSQKLIAELFGVTKPTINEHLKNIYREEELTQEATVRKFRTVQQEGPREVTRTLEHYNLDAIISVGYRVNSIRATQFRQWATQVLKQFAVRGYVIDKQRMENGSFLGEDYFEHLLAEIREIRLSERRFYQKITDIYTTSVDYNPAAPTTKAFFAKVQNKLHFAIHGHTAAELIQARADSDKPHMGLTSWGNAPAGKVVKTDVAIAKNYLTQQELESLGRIVNAYLDLAEERARRNIPMTMEDWAKRLDMFLEFDDREVLQDSGKVTAKLAKAFAESEFEKFRILQDRLFESDFDRILKDGDTEQGGEGETS from the coding sequence ATGACCCAGGATAAGCATCCACAAGGTGGCCGGTTGATTCGCAACAGCACAGCGGAGTTCCTCATCTTCACCGGGCAGAGTGGGGAGCAAAGCATAGAGGCCCGCTACGAGAATGGCACTATCTGGCTCTCGCAGAAACTCATCGCCGAGCTTTTCGGGGTCACCAAGCCGACGATCAATGAGCACCTCAAGAATATTTATCGTGAGGAGGAGCTCACCCAGGAGGCAACCGTTAGGAAATTCCGAACGGTTCAGCAGGAAGGGCCGCGTGAGGTCACTCGCACGCTGGAGCACTACAATCTGGATGCCATTATTTCGGTCGGTTACCGGGTCAACTCGATCCGCGCCACACAGTTCCGGCAGTGGGCAACCCAGGTGCTCAAGCAGTTTGCTGTCAGGGGCTATGTCATTGACAAGCAGCGGATGGAAAACGGCAGCTTCCTGGGGGAAGACTACTTCGAGCATCTGCTGGCCGAGATTCGAGAGATTCGGCTCAGTGAACGGCGCTTTTATCAGAAGATCACCGATATCTACACCACCAGTGTGGATTACAACCCCGCAGCGCCTACGACCAAGGCCTTTTTTGCCAAGGTTCAGAACAAGCTCCATTTTGCCATCCACGGCCATACCGCTGCCGAGCTAATCCAGGCCAGGGCAGATAGCGACAAGCCGCACATGGGCCTTACCTCATGGGGTAACGCGCCGGCTGGCAAGGTGGTCAAGACGGATGTGGCGATTGCCAAGAACTACCTGACGCAGCAGGAGTTGGAGTCGCTGGGGCGAATCGTCAATGCCTACCTGGATCTTGCCGAGGAGCGCGCTCGCCGCAACATCCCCATGACGATGGAGGATTGGGCGAAGCGTTTGGATATGTTCCTGGAATTCGATGATCGTGAGGTGTTGCAGGATAGCGGGAAGGTAACCGCCAAGCTCGCCAAGGCGTTTGCGGAAAGCGAATTCGAAAAGTTTCGCATCTTGCAGGATCGTCTATTCGAGAGCGATTTTGACCGCATTCTCAAGGATGGTGATACGGAGCAAGGCGGGGAGGGTGAAACGTCATGA
- a CDS encoding site-specific DNA-methyltransferase, which yields MMDKLKMHSPNLTEANIAKLAELFPSCVTEARDEQGRVKQAIDFDQLRQELSDHIVEGPQERYHLNWPGKREALLAANSPIAKTLRPSREESVDFDTTKNLFIEGDNLEALKLLQETYLGKVKMIYIDPPYNTGNDFIYDDDFSEGAAEYLSRSSQNDDFGCRLTANTETNGRFHSDWLTMMHSRIRLARNLLRPDGVIFISIDDCESSSLRHICDEVFGENNLVANIVWQHSVQPKGYTQLFSVHHNHILCYSRSDEYVVQPLERTEKDNKNYSNPDDDPRGPWRAGDVRNALYRPNLIFPIVTPSEKTIDPPENGWRWKKATIKKKIQDGEIVFSTDESRIIRKIYLEDQSGRAPETIWFSEDVGNTRSAASELKGLFNGVAPFDTAKPLKLIDRMFQVAGLQPDDLCLDFFAGSCSTAHARLASMSPGPFIMIQMPEPIDNTKPHGKAAQNLGMATIADIGKERIRRAGNEIQNETGLHGSPLDVGFRVLKVDSSNLEDVYYRPDVLSQDLLSENVDNIREGRSSEDLLFQILLDWGVDLSLPISRQDIDGKTVFFVDGAEKHMALAACFDLDIDEAFVKQLAEYEPLRVVFRDAGFTSDSVKINVEQIFAQKSPNTEVKVL from the coding sequence ATGATGGACAAGCTGAAGATGCACTCCCCCAACCTCACCGAGGCCAACATCGCCAAGCTGGCCGAGCTGTTCCCTAGCTGCGTCACCGAAGCGCGGGATGAGCAGGGGCGGGTGAAGCAAGCCATCGACTTCGACCAGCTGCGCCAGGAGCTCTCCGATCATATCGTCGAAGGGCCACAGGAACGCTATCACCTCAACTGGCCCGGCAAGCGGGAAGCCCTGCTGGCGGCCAATTCGCCGATTGCCAAGACGCTTCGCCCCAGTCGGGAAGAGAGTGTGGATTTCGACACCACTAAGAACCTTTTCATCGAAGGGGATAATCTTGAGGCCCTAAAGCTTCTTCAGGAGACCTATCTTGGGAAGGTCAAGATGATATATATTGATCCTCCATACAACACCGGCAACGATTTTATATATGATGATGATTTCTCAGAAGGTGCTGCTGAATATTTGAGTCGCTCTAGTCAGAATGACGATTTTGGATGCCGGTTAACTGCGAACACAGAGACCAATGGCCGTTTTCATTCTGATTGGCTAACAATGATGCATTCTCGCATCAGGTTGGCTCGAAACCTCCTTAGACCAGATGGCGTGATTTTTATCAGTATCGATGATTGTGAGTCGTCGAGCTTGCGGCATATTTGCGATGAGGTGTTTGGTGAAAACAATTTAGTAGCAAACATTGTTTGGCAGCATAGCGTGCAACCAAAAGGATATACGCAACTGTTCTCAGTCCACCACAATCATATTTTATGTTATAGCAGGTCAGATGAGTATGTTGTGCAACCTTTAGAGCGCACCGAAAAAGATAATAAGAATTACTCCAACCCTGATGACGATCCAAGGGGCCCATGGCGCGCCGGGGATGTAAGGAATGCCCTTTATCGACCAAACTTAATTTTCCCTATTGTCACTCCATCAGAAAAGACTATAGATCCGCCAGAAAATGGCTGGCGGTGGAAAAAAGCAACAATCAAGAAAAAGATTCAAGATGGTGAGATCGTTTTCTCAACTGATGAGTCGCGGATAATTAGAAAGATTTACTTGGAAGATCAATCTGGCCGAGCACCAGAGACAATTTGGTTTAGCGAAGATGTTGGGAATACCCGCTCTGCGGCAAGTGAGCTAAAAGGGTTGTTCAATGGAGTCGCTCCCTTTGACACAGCAAAGCCACTGAAGCTAATAGACAGAATGTTTCAGGTTGCAGGCCTGCAACCTGACGACTTATGTCTCGATTTTTTCGCTGGCTCTTGCTCAACAGCGCACGCTCGTCTAGCTTCAATGAGCCCTGGTCCATTTATCATGATTCAAATGCCTGAGCCCATTGATAATACAAAGCCACATGGAAAAGCTGCTCAAAATCTAGGAATGGCTACGATAGCAGACATTGGTAAAGAGCGTATCCGCCGTGCTGGAAATGAAATCCAGAATGAAACTGGTCTGCATGGAAGTCCCCTTGATGTCGGCTTTCGTGTATTAAAAGTCGACAGCTCTAATCTTGAAGATGTCTATTACAGACCTGACGTGCTCTCTCAAGACCTGTTGTCTGAAAATGTTGATAATATCCGCGAGGGCCGGAGTTCAGAAGACCTGCTCTTCCAGATCTTGCTGGACTGGGGGGTAGACTTGTCGCTTCCCATCTCCCGCCAGGACATTGACGGAAAAACTGTCTTCTTCGTCGACGGGGCCGAGAAGCATATGGCGCTGGCCGCCTGCTTCGATCTGGATATCGACGAGGCATTCGTCAAGCAGCTCGCCGAGTACGAGCCGCTGCGCGTGGTGTTCCGCGATGCCGGCTTTACCAGCGACAGCGTCAAGATCAACGTCGAGCAGATCTTCGCCCAGAAGTCGCCCAATACTGAGGTGAAGGTGCTATGA
- a CDS encoding TSUP family transporter, producing the protein MPILTLGLGLKSAMPLVIIPSLISNALVMVQAGHFRETARRFWPMFVATVPGVLLGLAVLDLIDSLVAGAILGVVLIGYGTFTLFRPSRPLCINLNPYTGSVS; encoded by the coding sequence CCTGACTCTCGGGCTGGGCCTCAAGTCCGCCATGCCGCTGGTCATCATCCCCTCGCTGATCAGCAACGCCCTCGTCATGGTTCAGGCCGGGCACTTTCGGGAAACCGCCCGGCGCTTCTGGCCGATGTTCGTCGCCACCGTCCCCGGCGTACTGCTCGGCCTGGCCGTGCTCGACCTCATCGACAGCCTAGTCGCCGGAGCCATTCTGGGGGTGGTGCTGATCGGCTATGGCACTTTTACGCTGTTTCGTCCGTCGCGACCCCTGTGTATCAACCTGAATCCATACACCGGCTCAGTGAGTTAA